The Leptodactylus fuscus isolate aLepFus1 chromosome 1, aLepFus1.hap2, whole genome shotgun sequence nucleotide sequence AATCTTGGCTCGCTTGCACATCTAGCCAGATCAACCACACAATGGACTACATATGAAGACTGCCCATAATAATGGGTCAGTCTCTCAGTAATAGTGATGTACGTACCAGTCGTATCTATGTCTAGACGTCTTCAATACCAGAAGCATTTCTATGTGTCATGCATAACATGCAGATCAGATACTGAAGCAATGTTCATCTCAAGGCACTTATATAACTAGAATATATTAGTGTTATTATAAAGGACAGATATGTAAGTCATTCTTACTGAAAGGTAAAGATGAGAGACAAGTCATTCTACAAGCCAACATATAAAATGTACTGTGTGGAGCATGCACTTTATTTCCTGAGTTAGAAGCCTTGATGAGAATATTGGACTCCATGCATTAAATATAGAAATACATATCCTTGTATGATCCACTGAATTGTCATAATTTAAGTGCAGTGACAACTGTAGAAAATATACAGTTTCCATTTTCAATAGCTCCTTAAGGCAGAGCGGGTAGTGTTCGGGTCATAGGCAAGAATCATTTGATGATATTCCCATTCTGAAATGAAGATTCACTTTTGTCCTCTTTACTTTGAAAGTGAGATTGTATAAATCCTTTGTGTTTTGGGgaattgctgctgctgctggattTGCTCCTACTTTGATCTGGTGTTGGTTGAATTGGCATAGACCTTGAGGCATTGGACTTGGCCAAACAAGCACACACAAGACGGAAGAAAGCCCGGCGCATCTCCTTGCTGGCCAGAGTATAGATGAGAGGATTCAAGGCTGAATTGAGCACAGCTAGAGCAATAAACCACTGGGCTTTATATAAGATTAGACAGTCCCCTGCTTTACAGGCAACATCGATCAAGAGAAGAATAAACAGTGGAGACCAGCAGGCGATGAATACACTGACAACAATGACAACAGTCCTGAGCAGGGCCATTGATCTCTCTGAATTGCTGTGATTTGTGACTCTTCTGCTGCTAGACTTGACTAAGACATAGATCCGTGCATACAGGATGACTATCGCAATCAAAATCACTAtgaaaatactgatgcaaaagcCAACATACTTTTTCGAATACAATGGTAGCACAGTAGAACAGTCATCCAAGTTGTTACGACAGTTCCAGCCAAGGATCGGTAACGCACCGAGTGAAAATGAGATTAGCCAGCAGGTCCCGATAAGGAGAAATACTCGGTATTTTTTGTTGGCATCATAAGGTCTCATTTTTATCATTGTTAAATGCCTCTCAATAGCGATGGCCAACAAACTAAATGTCGATGCGCCAAGGGCTATAAACATGCTGCCTTCACGGACGAACCATGCTGTCAATGAGATATTACAGGTGTTAGCTCCAGACATAAGGATGTTTACTATATAGGCAATGCCAGCTAATAAGTCACAAAGTGCCAGGTTTCCAATGAAAAAGTACATTCTGTTGTGGAATCTGTTATTTTTCCATATAGCAATCAATACCATAAGGTTTTCCAGTACTATGAAGCTACATATGATCAGAAATAACAAACTGGTTTTGTCCAACTGATCCCCATTACTTTTAAGAGATCTCCCTGTGTAGTTGTAGTGAAACTTGATAGTAATATCACATTTCTGATTTTCTTGGACTATCAGATTAGTAGAAGTTAAGTATTTAGCACCCATGGCTGTTTGGCTTGTAAGAGACTGGCGTCTTCAATGCTGTAATTTAGGCCCAATCCACAAGAGGGCGCTGGAGCCACATGTTCTGCAACATCTCTCTGGAATAAGCAGTAGGGAGCGAGCTGAGCATCCTGCAatacagactgaaagcctgcaaAATAAAAGATACAATATGGAAGTTGTAGAATTCATTTACAAACCACAATCATTTGTTCTAAATTGCCATTTATGAACtctaaatacaatacaatgtgttttatattattttttcattGCAGTAATATATAGTATGTGGTTATTAGCAGATTTctgttactttaaagggattttcctatgaacataaccatatttaaatgatAGATTATTAAAAGTAAATGTTATAATATCATGTTTgtaggaatactcctttaagttttaggccgggttcacatagggttttttggtcctccgcctcagtttccggaccaaaagacgggtagctgcgacttgatgccggtgcagtaTACCGGCAtctagtcacgcactccgctccggattaggcccaatgaatgtgactagtcgggaggagggagtgtcttcaggcagatttgcgaggtgaa carries:
- the S1PR3 gene encoding sphingosine 1-phosphate receptor 3, with amino-acid sequence MGAKYLTSTNLIVQENQKCDITIKFHYNYTGRSLKSNGDQLDKTSLLFLIICSFIVLENLMVLIAIWKNNRFHNRMYFFIGNLALCDLLAGIAYIVNILMSGANTCNISLTAWFVREGSMFIALGASTFSLLAIAIERHLTMIKMRPYDANKKYRVFLLIGTCWLISFSLGALPILGWNCRNNLDDCSTVLPLYSKKYVGFCISIFIVILIAIVILYARIYVLVKSSSRRVTNHSNSERSMALLRTVVIVVSVFIACWSPLFILLLIDVACKAGDCLILYKAQWFIALAVLNSALNPLIYTLASKEMRRAFFRLVCACLAKSNASRSMPIQPTPDQSRSKSSSSSNSPKHKGFIQSHFQSKEDKSESSFQNGNIIK